The Globicephala melas chromosome 20, mGloMel1.2, whole genome shotgun sequence genome contains a region encoding:
- the NARF gene encoding nuclear prelamin A recognition factor, whose translation MKCEHCTRKECSKKTKTDDQENASVDVPSPAHENGEKGEFHKLADAKIFLSDCLACDSCVSAEEGVQVSQQNAKDFFRVLNLNKKCDTSKHKVLAVSVCPQSLPYFAAKFSLSVTDASRRLCGFLKSLGVHYVFDTTIAADFSILESQKEFVRRFRQHNEEEPTLPMLTSACPGWVRYAERVLGHPVTPHLCTAKSPQQIMGSLVKDYFARRQNLSPDKIFHVIVAPCYDKKLEALQEDVLTASRGSRGTDCVLTSGEITQMMEQSDLSVRDAALDTLFGDMKEEEVRRHDGASSDGYLAHIFRHAAKELFNEDVGEVTYRTLRNKDFQEVTLEKSGEVLLRFAAAYGFRNIQNVVLKLKKGKFPYHFVEVLACAGGCLNGRGQAQTEDGCVDKALLQKMKGIYTDIPVRLPETSSHVQELYQEWLDGTDSPRVQEALHTAYQGPGHPANSRDIKW comes from the exons ATGAAGTGTGAGCACTGCACGCGGAAG gaatgtagtaaaaaaacaaaaaccgatGACCAAGAGAATGCATCAGTCGATGTACCAAGTCCAGCCCACGAGAATGGAGAG AAAGGAGAATTCCATAAATTGGCTGATGCCAAGATATTCCTGAGTGACTGCCTGGCCTGTGACAGCTGTGTTTCTGCAGAGGAAGgagtccaggtttcccagcagaACGCCAAGGACTTCTTCCGAGTTCTGAACCTTAACAAG AAATGTGATACCTCAAAGCACAAGGTGCTGGCAGTGTCGGTATGTCCTCAGTCTCTGCCTTATTTTGCTGCTAAATTCAGCCTCAGTGTGACTGATGCATCCAGAAGACTCTGTGGCTTCCTCAAAAGTCTTG GGGTGCATTATGTCTTCGATACAACAATCGCTGCAGATTTCAGCATCCTGGAGAGTCAAAAAGAATTTGTGCGTCGATTCCGCCAGCACAATGAGGAAGAGCCCACGTTACCCATGCTGACCTCTGCCTGTCCTG GCTGGGTCCGATATGCTGAGCGGGTGCTAGGTCACCCtgtcaccccccacctctgcactgCCAAGTCTCCCCAGCAGATTATGGGATCCCTGGTGAAGGACTACTTTGCCAGACGGCAG AACCTGTCCCCAGACAAGATTTTCCATGTCATCGTGGCCCCTTGCTATGATAAGAAGCTGGAGGCCCTTCAGGAAGATGTTCTCACGGCTTCGAGGGGTTCCCGGGGCACTGACTGCGTGCTAACCTCAG GTGAAATCACTCAGATGATGGAACAAAGTGACCTCTCGGTGAGAGACGCTGCTCTGGACACTCT GTTTGGAGACATGAAGGAAGAGGAGGTTAGACGCCATGACGGAGCCAGCTCCGACGGATACCTGGCGCACATCTTCAGACATGCGGCCAAGGAGCTGTTCAACGAGGACGTGGGGGAGGTCACCTACCGCACCCTGAG GAACAAAGACTTCCAGGAGGTCACCCTCGAGAAGAGCGGGGAGGTTCTCTTGCGCTTTGCTGCTGCTTATGGCTTTCGAAACATCCAGAACGTGGTCCTAAAGCTGAAGAAGGGCAAGTTCCCGTACCACTTTGTGGAGGTCCTCGCCTGTGCCGGGG GGTGCCTTAACGGCAGAGGCCAAGCCCAGACCGAGGATGGGTGCGTGGACAAGGCCCTGCTGCAGAAGATGAAAGGCATCTACACTGACATCCCCGTGCGGCTCCCGGAGACCAGTTCCCATGTGCAGGAGCTGTACCAGGAGTGGCTGGATGGCACCGACTCCCCCCGAGTCCAGGAAGCCCTGCATACCGCGTACCAGGGCCCAGGGCATCCTGCTAACAGCCGAGACATCAAGTGGTGA